The Candida albicans SC5314 chromosome 5, complete sequence genome includes a region encoding these proteins:
- a CDS encoding uncharacterized protein (Ortholog of C. dubliniensis CD36 : Cd36_54840, C. parapsilosis CDC317 : CPAR2_100270, Candida tenuis NRRL Y-1498 : cten_CGOB_00242 and Debaryomyces hansenii CBS767 : DEHA2D14058g), whose protein sequence is MESISHKYRDLKFRVNHLLVAYRQRYYSTHKNPRVIQSRVQNQQLLSLRTFPKDPYLTGSDKPFLHLSKEYEETESQYLDNSDERDYTLFEYTNDMSSKAHDSATHGKSYSEPNFGEGYFSTFRLELPTNPSSDEQHQEITQFDPTQPAEQCEPLLDMSITTDEYLSGSSISPVSFPCTCHCHTFEKIAPQSSTNKRNHNVKEKLYDFVVNNFSKVTGQGNDTVATISSNIETFTPLDIQATDSIETVPDKTDPTKGTDRIWKLVLNDVSLSAARLSTGSSNIPVVNNQNIRGDFINAKVKTITNNENEDIFNQ, encoded by the coding sequence ATGGAGTCAATACTGCACAAGTATCGAGACCTAAAGTTTCGTGTCAATCATTTATTAGTTGCGTACAGACAACGGTACTATAGTACCCACAAGAATCCTAGAGTAATCCAATCGAGAGTACAAAACCAACAATTACTTTCCTTACGAACGTTTCCAAAAGATCCATACTTGACTGGTAGTGATAAGCCTTTCTTACATTTGTCAAAGGAATATGAAGAGACCGAGTCCCAATACTTGGACAATTCTGATGAGAGAGACTATACTTTGTTTGAATACACCAATGATATGTCTCTGAAAGCCCATGATTCTGCAACACACGGAAAAAGCTATAGTGAACCTAATTTTGGTGAAGGGTATTTTCTGACATTTCGATTAGAATTGCCCACAAACCCGTCAAGTGACGAACAACATCAAGAGATTACTCAATTCGATCCCACTCAACCAGCAGAACAATGTGAACCACTTTTGGATATGCTGATAACCACAGACGAGTATCTTTCCGGAAGTTCTATATCTCCAGTCTCATTTCCCTGTACTTGCCACTGCCACACTTTTGAAAAGATCGCCCCACAATCCTCGACAAATAAGAGAAACCATAAcgtaaaagaaaaattatacGATTTTGTAGTTAACAACTTTTCCAAAGTCACAGGTCAAGGAAATGATACAGTTGCTACAATCTCCTCAAATATAGAAACTTTTACTCCCCTTGACATCCAAGCAACTGATAGTATAGAAACAGTGCCAGATAAAACTGATCCAACTAAAGGTACAGACAGAATCTGGAAATTAGTTCTCAATGACGTATCGTTGTCTGCTGCAAGGTTATCCACAGGAAGTTCCAATATTCCAGTagtaaataatcaaaatataaGGGGTGACTTTATCAATGCAAAAGTGAAAACCATTaccaataatgaaaatgaagatattTTCAACCAATAA